From the genome of Corallococcus macrosporus DSM 14697:
TACCGACCCTTGCCGTAGTTGCCATCCGCGTGCAGGGCGAGCACCAGGAAGTAGTCCGGTGACACCAACCGCATCACGGTCAGCACCTTCTCACTGTTGACGCTGACCTCGCTCACGGCGCCCGTCTTCAGGGTCTCCGCGGCGTTGCGCAACTGCGTGAGGAGGTTGGCGTACTCCACCCACGCGCCGTTGAGGTCCAGCTCGGCGCTCTCGTCCTTCTGGAAGGTGTCGACGGAGATGCCATCGAAGCCCATCACGCTGCACGCGAGGGCTCCATCCACCTGGTTGACCACCGACTCGAGGTGCGTGCGGAAGGACATGGGGTGACGCTCTTAGAAAGGCAGCCGGGGCCCCGTCAAGGGCCCCGGCTGGCTTGGGAATCAATCAGGTCGGGATTTCTTCGCAGGTGGGCGGGTAGCCATCCTGGCCGCCCGGACCGCCGCACGGCCCGTTGAACTCGAGCATGTAGCCGTCCTGACAACTGAAGTTCGAGTTATAGACCGTCACGGGGTAGGCAATCTCATTCGACTCCACATCCGAGCCGGTCACGGTCTTCCCAATCAGGCGAATTCGAACGGTGTATGAAGCAGTGCTCCCGGGCCCAATCTGCGTCAGCAGGGTCCGGGTCGCGCTCGCACCGAGCAGGTCGATGATCAGCAGGCTGTTGGACGTGGCGCTCGAAGGAATGGCGAAGTGAGTGGGATAGACTTCACTCTCCAACGAGGGCCCCTCGCCCTGGGTCTCATAAACCAGCTCGATGTGAGTGACATAGACCGCCGTGGCGTCACCCTCGCCCGTGATGGGGCTGTCGTTGACCTCCACTTCCGACAAAGTGAAGCCACTTCGCACGGCAAGGCCCGCCAGATAACGCTGGGAGGTCGAGAGGTCCAGGTTGCCTCCACCAGAGGCAGCACCTGACAGGTTCACCGCGCACGACTCATCCGGGATGTAGGCGTTGAAGACTTGAAGCGTTGGGGGATTGTCGACGCAGGCGGACATGGCCAACGCCAGCGGCACCGCGAGATAGAAGTTCTTCATGTGCGAACGTTCTCCTGCACGAGGACGGCGACGGACCCCTACAGGGTCTGCGCGATGGTCTGCCGGTTGAGGATGCG
Proteins encoded in this window:
- a CDS encoding roadblock/LC7 domain-containing protein, translated to MSFRTHLESVVNQVDGALACSVMGFDGISVDTFQKDESAELDLNGAWVEYANLLTQLRNAAETLKTGAVSEVSVNSEKVLTVMRLVSPDYFLVLALHADGNYGKGRYVLRVTAPKVRAEL